A section of the Pseudomonas flavescens genome encodes:
- a CDS encoding efflux transporter outer membrane subunit, protein MTSHIMLRPALLALAITLGGCSLAPHYERPDAPVAEQWRAASTAGTRADALDWQTFIVDADLRRAVDTALSNNRSLRQALLDIEAARAQYRIQRADRLPSINANATGNRQRLPADQSQTGRSEVTSVYQVGLGLAEYEVDLFGRVRNLSEAALETYLATEEATRATQISLIAEVIQAYLTRDGALRRIALVEQTLDSRLASLDLVSRRREAGTATALDYQEAVGLAEQAKAERESTERQLRQADNALVLLLGTPDVERLLPAKPRDNLMVLQDIAPGTTSALIERRPDILASEHRLKARNADIGAARAAFFPRITLTGSVGSSSTELSGLFDGGSRAWSFAPSLSLPIFAGGRNRANLDLAEVRQDAAVAEYEGTIQTAFREVADALAATDTLRREEAARRALADSSRAAETLAEARYRGGVDDHLRYLDAQRSSFTDQTTLIQISTERQLALADLFRTLGGGWAGDGVARADAPAPVVR, encoded by the coding sequence ATGACTTCCCACATCATGCTGCGCCCCGCCCTGCTGGCCCTGGCCATCACCCTCGGCGGCTGCTCACTGGCCCCTCATTACGAGCGTCCTGATGCACCGGTCGCCGAGCAATGGAGGGCCGCCAGCACGGCCGGCACCCGTGCCGACGCGCTGGACTGGCAGACCTTCATCGTCGATGCCGACCTGCGCCGCGCGGTGGACACCGCCCTGAGCAACAACCGCAGCCTGCGCCAGGCGCTGCTGGATATCGAAGCGGCGCGCGCCCAGTACCGTATACAGCGCGCCGATCGCCTGCCGTCGATCAACGCCAACGCCACCGGTAACCGCCAACGGCTGCCGGCCGATCAGTCGCAGACCGGACGCTCCGAGGTGACGAGCGTCTATCAGGTTGGCCTGGGCCTGGCAGAGTACGAAGTCGACCTGTTCGGCCGCGTGCGCAACCTTTCCGAGGCGGCACTGGAAACCTACCTGGCCACCGAGGAAGCAACCCGCGCCACGCAGATCAGCCTGATCGCCGAAGTGATCCAGGCCTACCTGACCCGCGACGGCGCATTGCGCCGCATCGCGCTGGTCGAGCAGACGCTGGACAGCCGCCTGGCCTCGCTGGATCTGGTCAGCAGGCGTCGCGAGGCCGGCACCGCCACGGCGCTGGACTACCAGGAAGCGGTCGGCCTGGCCGAACAGGCCAAGGCCGAGCGCGAGAGTACCGAGCGTCAGTTGCGCCAGGCGGACAACGCCCTGGTGCTGCTGCTCGGCACCCCGGACGTGGAGCGCCTGCTGCCCGCCAAACCGCGCGACAACCTGATGGTGCTGCAGGACATCGCCCCAGGTACCACCTCGGCGCTGATCGAGCGGCGCCCGGACATTCTGGCCAGCGAACACCGCCTCAAGGCACGCAACGCCGATATCGGTGCTGCCCGTGCGGCGTTCTTCCCGCGCATCACCCTGACCGGTTCGGTAGGCAGTTCCAGCACCGAGCTGTCGGGGCTGTTCGATGGCGGCTCGCGGGCCTGGAGCTTCGCGCCAAGCCTATCGCTGCCGATCTTCGCCGGTGGCCGCAACCGTGCCAATCTGGACCTCGCCGAAGTCCGCCAGGACGCTGCGGTGGCTGAATACGAAGGCACCATCCAGACCGCCTTCCGAGAAGTCGCCGACGCCCTCGCCGCCACCGACACGCTACGCCGCGAGGAAGCCGCGCGGCGTGCACTGGCCGACTCCAGCCGGGCTGCGGAAACCCTGGCCGAGGCGCGCTACAGAGGCGGTGTGGACGACCACCTGCGCTACCTCGACGCGCAACGCAGCAGCTTCACCGACCAGACCACCCTGATCCAGATCAGCACCGAGCGACAACTCGCCCTGGCCGACCTGTTCAGGACCCTGGGCGGTGGCTGGGCGGGCGATGGCGTGGCACGCGCGGATGCCCCGGCACCCGTGGTGCGCTGA